In a single window of the Vitis vinifera cultivar Pinot Noir 40024 chromosome 6, ASM3070453v1 genome:
- the LOC100258718 gene encoding uncharacterized protein LOC100258718 isoform X2, whose product MECCGRPNRSDVHLTQEEAARIEEETRDYFDGIAPKRHAKPSRSEHSSQYVDPPSDRQHEDIPEFLKFQHLENDPQKLVYSGSEVTEEFVETEYYQDLNCIDKQHHTTGTGFIKMENADGKSFNLAANSATCCQASCKGNPATNDWIPAAADKVAFSSDKPNRSEN is encoded by the exons ATGGAGTGTTGCGGGAGGCCAAACAGGAGCGATGTTCATTTGACCCAGGAGGAAGCCGCGAGAATTGAGGAGGAGACGAGAGACTACTTCGATGGAATTGCTCCTAAGCGTCACGCCAAACCTAGCCGCAGTGAACATTCTTCTCAATACGTTGATCCTCCCTCCGATCGCCAGCATGAAGACATTCCTGAATTTCTTAAGTTCCAACACCTCGAAAACGATCCTCAG AAACTGGTTTACAGTGGGAGTGAAGTAACAGAGGAGTTTGTGGAGACAGAGTATTACCAGGATCTCAATTGCATTGACAAGCAACACCACACG ACAGGAACTGGTTTCATCAAAATGGAGAATGCAGACGGCAAAAGCTTCAATCTGGCGGCTAATTCTGCAACCTGCTGCCAGGCCTCTTGCAAGGGAAACCCAGCGACTAATGACTGGATTCCAGCTGCTGCTGATAAG GTAGCTTTCTCTTCTGATAAGCCAAACAGGAGCGAGAACTGA
- the LOC100258718 gene encoding uncharacterized protein LOC100258718 isoform X1 produces MECCGRPNRSDVHLTQEEAARIEEETRDYFDGIAPKRHAKPSRSEHSSQYVDPPSDRQHEDIPEFLKFQHLENDPQKLVYSGSEVTEEFVETEYYQDLNCIDKQHHTTGTGFIKMENADGKSFNLAANSATCCQASCKGNPATNDWIPAAADKVQVNSGFLSIMFESLFLLSSKQV; encoded by the exons ATGGAGTGTTGCGGGAGGCCAAACAGGAGCGATGTTCATTTGACCCAGGAGGAAGCCGCGAGAATTGAGGAGGAGACGAGAGACTACTTCGATGGAATTGCTCCTAAGCGTCACGCCAAACCTAGCCGCAGTGAACATTCTTCTCAATACGTTGATCCTCCCTCCGATCGCCAGCATGAAGACATTCCTGAATTTCTTAAGTTCCAACACCTCGAAAACGATCCTCAG AAACTGGTTTACAGTGGGAGTGAAGTAACAGAGGAGTTTGTGGAGACAGAGTATTACCAGGATCTCAATTGCATTGACAAGCAACACCACACG ACAGGAACTGGTTTCATCAAAATGGAGAATGCAGACGGCAAAAGCTTCAATCTGGCGGCTAATTCTGCAACCTGCTGCCAGGCCTCTTGCAAGGGAAACCCAGCGACTAATGACTGGATTCCAGCTGCTGCTGATAAGGTGCAAGTCAATTCAGGATTCTTGAGTATTATGTTTGAAAGTCTTTTTCTCTTGAGTTCTAAACAAGTCTAA